The window CGTCGTGGAAGTTGTGGACCGACAGAACATTCCATAGGAGACTTAATGAAGCATGTCATGAAAAACGTTCCGACCGTATCAAACTGGAACAcaacgcgcaggcgagatgACATCCGAAGCCGGGAACCGAATCCGTTGTCCCACGGTTGGCAGGATGCCTCATGAGTGTCTCGCACCAACTCAGTGACGTGCCCATATTGTCGGCGAACGTCATTCTTTTTCAAACAGAATGTGCGGCTTGCGCGTGGATTAGAGGCTACAACTGCAGACAACCTGAGCATCTTCACGTCTCAAAAAATATACGTGGAAAACAGTTGGTAACGGTGCCATTTACTTTTGCGCTGTTGGTTTGTTGTGCATCCGTCATCGTTAAGGGAGGGCGGGCCTTATCTAGGTTCTGTTTGCCGAAAAACCCACTTACATGCACTCCGTCGGCGGGAACTGCGCCTTCATAAACGTCATGGCGCTTTGGCAATTGGCCGTCCGTTTCGTCACCCAATCGAGCACCTGTGGTTGGCAGAGCCGGCTCATTTCATTGAGCCCGTCCCAAGAGCCGTCACTCACAAGCCAGTTCTCTCGTAGGTACCTCCTACGAGAATTGAGGGCATCTACCAGCAGATAGTTAGCCAGGCAAAATTGCGCCTCCCACTGAAGCATACATGGGACAGACATTTGGTTGCCATGTCCACTGTCGTTAAGGCATCCCCATGCTAAATCGTTGAAAACACCGGTAGCCGCAACTTGAAGCCACCTTTCCAGTTGCGCCTCTTGAGCTCTCTGGAGATCTGACGGCTTGATAGCAGACGCCAGAGGATTAGCAGTTGAGCGGGAAGCCATGGACTGCTCTGATAACGCATGTTGATGGTTAGTCGAAGCTACACTGGCCAGCCCAGGGTGCTCTGCCGCGGCATGTCGTCTCGGGGGGCCAGTGACGGGCTGCGGTGAAAGCGGACCTGCGTGGTCTGTACGGAGCCTTTTTGTTGACAAAGGAGATGACTGAGGAGCTCCATAGGATGCCTCTGATCGGTGAAGCTGCGCTTGGTAATCTGCTCGAACATCTGAAGCACGCAAGCATCATAGCACCGTCATTAGTACGTTCCGATGCAAAAGTGTGTAGTGGCGGCGGTCACAACTGTTTCACCGACGGTGGGATTACGCCATCGGCAAGAGATGTCACCGTCTCTTTCACGCACGGAGCCAGCCCCCCATTACATC is drawn from Besnoitia besnoiti strain Bb-Ger1 chromosome VI, whole genome shotgun sequence and contains these coding sequences:
- a CDS encoding hypothetical protein (encoded by transcript BESB_069490), producing MASRSTANPLASAIKPSDLQRAQEAQLERWLQVAATGVFNDLAWGCLNDSGHGNQMSVPCEKNGHGYFDSPELAEAEIMDVL